A part of Oryctolagus cuniculus chromosome 15, mOryCun1.1, whole genome shotgun sequence genomic DNA contains:
- the PDZD7 gene encoding PDZ domain-containing protein 7 isoform X3 has translation MAHGFAVGFNPQGHGDLSSGSLSSLSSRGHLGSDSGSTATRYLLRKQQRLLNGPPRGIRACSPMGRVILINSPIEANSDESDIIHAVRVEKSPAGRLGFSVRGGSEHGLGIFVSKVEEGSSAERAGLCVGDKITEVNGLSLESTTMGSAVKVLTGSSRLHMMVRRMGRVPGIKFSKEKTTWVDVANRRLVVEKCGSTPSESGSEGGMRRIVHLYTTSDDFCLGFNIRGGKEFGLGIYVSKVDHGGLAEENGIKVGDQLLAANGVQFDDISHSQAVEALKGQTHVMLTVKDTGRYPAYKEMVSEYCWLDRLSNGTLQQLSAASESSSSVSSYASSAPYSPGSLPSDHRDVCLGLGELGSQGPGWGRADTAMQTEPEAGARMETWCSVRPTVVLRDTAIRADGPLPARRLDSALSESPKTALLLALSRPRPPITRSQSHLTLWEEKKQRKKEKPGSPGEKGALQRSKTLMNLFFKGGRQGRPAGDGHREAWTLDGGSPAKARPHLDLDKAGSVGPVQKFVTWRLRRDRDRGRALLSARSRSPSSQLPNVDEQVQAWESRRPLIQDLARRLLTDDEVLAVTRHCSRYVHEGGVEDLVRPLLAILDRPEKLLLLRDISAASSFATSTAGHAAQASPHHPCA, from the exons ATGGCGCACGGGTTCGCAGTGGGCTTCAACCCACAGGGCCACGGAGACCTAAGCTCGGGCTCTTTGAGCTCCCTCTCCTCCCGTGGCCACCTGGGCAGCGACTCAGGCTCCACGGCAACGCGATACCTGCTGAGGAAGCAGCAGCGGCTGCTGAACGGGCCCCCCCGGGGAATCCGAGCCTGCTCGCCCATGGGCCGCGTCATCCTCATCAACTCCCCCATCGAag CTAACAGTGATGAGAGTGACATCATCCACGCGGTCCGGGTGGAGAAGAGTCCAGCAGGAAGACTGGGGTTCAGCGTGCGTGGGGGCTCTGAGCACGGCCTGGGCATCTTCGTCAGCAAAGTGGAGGAGGGGAGCAGCGCAG AGCGAGCCGGCCTGTGCGTGGGAGACAAGATCACCGAGGTGAACGGACTCAGCCTGGAGAGCACCACCATGGGCAGCGCTGTGAAGGTGCTGACGGGCAGCAGCCGCCTGCACATGATGGTGCGGCGCATGGGCCGAGTGCCAGGCATCAAGTTCTCCAAGGAGAAGACCACGTG GGTGGATGTGGCGAACCGGCGCCTGGTGGTAGAGAAGTGCGGCTCCACGCCGTCGGAAAGCGGCTCAGAGGGCGGCATGCGGCGCATCGTCCACCTGTACACCACCTCCGATGACTTCTGCCTGGGCTTCAACATCCGCGGCGGCAAGGAGTTTGGCCTGGGCATCTACGTGTCCAA GGTGGACCATGGTGGGCTGGCCGAGGAGAATGGCATCAAGGTGGGGGACCAGCTGCTGGCGGCCAACGGCGTGCAGTTTGACGACATCAGCCACAGCCAGGCTGTGGAGGCACTCAAGGGCCAGACGCATGTCATGCTGACTGTCAAG gacacaggccGGTATCCCGCCTACAAGGAGATGGTGTCTGAGTACTGCTGGCTGGACCGAC tgagcaACGGGACGCTGCAGCAGCTGTCGGCGGCCTCGGAGAGCAGCTCCAGCGTGTCCTCCTACGCCTCCAGTGCCCCCTACAGCCCGGGCTCCCTGCCCTCGGACCACAGGGATGTCTGCCTGGGGCTCGGGGAGCTGGGCAGCCAAGGTCCAGGCTGGGGGCGGGCGGACACGGCCATGCAGACGGAGCCGGAGGCGGGGGCCCGCATGGAGACCTGGTGCAGTGTGCGGCCCACAGTCGTCCTCAGAGACACGGCCATCCGCGCCGACGGACCCCTGCCCGCCCGCCGCCTGGACTCTGCACTCTCAGAGTCCCCCAAGACTGCTCTGCTGCTGGCCCTCAGCAGGCCCCGGCCCCCCATCACACGCTCCCAGAGCCACCTGACCTTGTGGG AGGAGAAGAAGCAGCGGAAGAAGGAGAAGCCGGGGTCCCCTGGGGAGAAGGGTGCCCTGCAGCGCTCCAAGACACTGATGAACCTCTTCTTCAAGGGAGGGCGGcaggggcggccggcaggggatgGGCACAGAGAGGCCTGGACGCTGGACGGCGGGAGCCCGGCCAAAGCCCGCCCGCACCTGGACCTGGACAAAG CAGGCAGCGTGGGGCCCGTGCAGAAGTTCGTCACCTGGAGACTGAGACGCG ATCGGGACAGGGGCCgggccctgctctctgccaggTCCAGGAGCCCCTCCAGCCAGCTGCCCAATGTAGACGAGCAGGTGCAGGCCTGGGAGAGCCGACGGCCTCTCATCCAGGACCTGGCCCGGAGGCTGCTGACTGATGACGAGGTGCTGGCTGTCACCCGCCACTGCTCCCGG TACGTGCACGAGGGTGGTGTGGAGGACCTGGTGAGGCCCCTGCTGGCCATCCTGGACAGGCCTgagaagctgctgctgctgagagACATCAG tgCGGCCTCCTCCTTTGCGACCAGCACGGCAGGACACGCCGCCCAAGCGTCACCTCATCACCCCTGTGCCTG A
- the PDZD7 gene encoding PDZ domain-containing protein 7 isoform X2, giving the protein MAHGFAVGFNPQGHGDLSSGSLSSLSSRGHLGSDSGSTATRYLLRKQQRLLNGPPRGIRACSPMGRVILINSPIEANSDESDIIHAVRVEKSPAGRLGFSVRGGSEHGLGIFVSKVEEGSSAERAGLCVGDKITEVNGLSLESTTMGSAVKVLTGSSRLHMMVRRMGRVPGIKFSKEKTTWVDVANRRLVVEKCGSTPSESGSEGGMRRIVHLYTTSDDFCLGFNIRGGKEFGLGIYVSKVDHGGLAEENGIKVGDQLLAANGVQFDDISHSQAVEALKGQTHVMLTVKDTGRYPAYKEMVSEYCWLDRLSNGTLQQLSAASESSSSVSSYASSAPYSPGSLPSDHRDVCLGLGELGSQGPGWGRADTAMQTEPEAGARMETWCSVRPTVVLRDTAIRADGPLPARRLDSALSESPKTALLLALSRPRPPITRSQSHLTLWEEKKQRKKEKPGSPGEKGALQRSKTLMNLFFKGGRQGRPAGDGHREAWTLDGGSPAKARPHLDLDKAGSVGPVQKFVTWRLRRDRDRGRALLSARSRSPSSQLPNVDEQVQAWESRRPLIQDLARRLLTDDEVLAVTRHCSRYVHEGGVEDLVRPLLAILDRPEKLLLLRDISAASSFATSTAGHAAQASPHHPCAWSVSLRAQGGAPWEPGRDAPPPSTSPRPPVPSLTWLRVSAPLAFEIKPHSAQ; this is encoded by the exons ATGGCGCACGGGTTCGCAGTGGGCTTCAACCCACAGGGCCACGGAGACCTAAGCTCGGGCTCTTTGAGCTCCCTCTCCTCCCGTGGCCACCTGGGCAGCGACTCAGGCTCCACGGCAACGCGATACCTGCTGAGGAAGCAGCAGCGGCTGCTGAACGGGCCCCCCCGGGGAATCCGAGCCTGCTCGCCCATGGGCCGCGTCATCCTCATCAACTCCCCCATCGAag CTAACAGTGATGAGAGTGACATCATCCACGCGGTCCGGGTGGAGAAGAGTCCAGCAGGAAGACTGGGGTTCAGCGTGCGTGGGGGCTCTGAGCACGGCCTGGGCATCTTCGTCAGCAAAGTGGAGGAGGGGAGCAGCGCAG AGCGAGCCGGCCTGTGCGTGGGAGACAAGATCACCGAGGTGAACGGACTCAGCCTGGAGAGCACCACCATGGGCAGCGCTGTGAAGGTGCTGACGGGCAGCAGCCGCCTGCACATGATGGTGCGGCGCATGGGCCGAGTGCCAGGCATCAAGTTCTCCAAGGAGAAGACCACGTG GGTGGATGTGGCGAACCGGCGCCTGGTGGTAGAGAAGTGCGGCTCCACGCCGTCGGAAAGCGGCTCAGAGGGCGGCATGCGGCGCATCGTCCACCTGTACACCACCTCCGATGACTTCTGCCTGGGCTTCAACATCCGCGGCGGCAAGGAGTTTGGCCTGGGCATCTACGTGTCCAA GGTGGACCATGGTGGGCTGGCCGAGGAGAATGGCATCAAGGTGGGGGACCAGCTGCTGGCGGCCAACGGCGTGCAGTTTGACGACATCAGCCACAGCCAGGCTGTGGAGGCACTCAAGGGCCAGACGCATGTCATGCTGACTGTCAAG gacacaggccGGTATCCCGCCTACAAGGAGATGGTGTCTGAGTACTGCTGGCTGGACCGAC tgagcaACGGGACGCTGCAGCAGCTGTCGGCGGCCTCGGAGAGCAGCTCCAGCGTGTCCTCCTACGCCTCCAGTGCCCCCTACAGCCCGGGCTCCCTGCCCTCGGACCACAGGGATGTCTGCCTGGGGCTCGGGGAGCTGGGCAGCCAAGGTCCAGGCTGGGGGCGGGCGGACACGGCCATGCAGACGGAGCCGGAGGCGGGGGCCCGCATGGAGACCTGGTGCAGTGTGCGGCCCACAGTCGTCCTCAGAGACACGGCCATCCGCGCCGACGGACCCCTGCCCGCCCGCCGCCTGGACTCTGCACTCTCAGAGTCCCCCAAGACTGCTCTGCTGCTGGCCCTCAGCAGGCCCCGGCCCCCCATCACACGCTCCCAGAGCCACCTGACCTTGTGGG AGGAGAAGAAGCAGCGGAAGAAGGAGAAGCCGGGGTCCCCTGGGGAGAAGGGTGCCCTGCAGCGCTCCAAGACACTGATGAACCTCTTCTTCAAGGGAGGGCGGcaggggcggccggcaggggatgGGCACAGAGAGGCCTGGACGCTGGACGGCGGGAGCCCGGCCAAAGCCCGCCCGCACCTGGACCTGGACAAAG CAGGCAGCGTGGGGCCCGTGCAGAAGTTCGTCACCTGGAGACTGAGACGCG ATCGGGACAGGGGCCgggccctgctctctgccaggTCCAGGAGCCCCTCCAGCCAGCTGCCCAATGTAGACGAGCAGGTGCAGGCCTGGGAGAGCCGACGGCCTCTCATCCAGGACCTGGCCCGGAGGCTGCTGACTGATGACGAGGTGCTGGCTGTCACCCGCCACTGCTCCCGG TACGTGCACGAGGGTGGTGTGGAGGACCTGGTGAGGCCCCTGCTGGCCATCCTGGACAGGCCTgagaagctgctgctgctgagagACATCAG tgCGGCCTCCTCCTTTGCGACCAGCACGGCAGGACACGCCGCCCAAGCGTCACCTCATCACCCCTGTGCCTGGTCAGTGAGTctcagggcccagggaggggctccctgggagcctgggagggacgcccccccccccagtacaAGCCCTCGACCACCTGTGCCATCACTCACTTGGTTGAGGGTTTCAGCCCCACTTGCATTTGAAATCAAGCCTCATTCTGCGCAATAA
- the PDZD7 gene encoding PDZ domain-containing protein 7 isoform X5, translating into MAHGFAVGFNPQGHGDLSSGSLSSLSSRGHLGSDSGSTATRYLLRKQQRLLNGPPRGIRACSPMGRVILINSPIEANSDESDIIHAVRVEKSPAGRLGFSVRGGSEHGLGIFVSKVEEGSSAERAGLCVGDKITEVNGLSLESTTMGSAVKVLTGSSRLHMMVRRMGRVPGIKFSKEKTTWVDVANRRLVVEKCGSTPSESGSEGGMRRIVHLYTTSDDFCLGFNIRGGKEFGLGIYVSKVDHGGLAEENGIKVGDQLLAANGVQFDDISHSQAVEALKGQTHVMLTVKDTGRYPAYKEMVSEYCWLDRLSNGTLQQLSAASESSSSVSSYASSAPYSPGSLPSDHRDVCLGLGELGSQGPGWGRADTAMQTEPEAGARMETWCSVRPTVVLRDTAIRADGPLPARRLDSALSESPKTALLLALSRPRPPITRSQSHLTLWVSLVSPPRTPAPRPPLPPTPPAPRVLPRVCRGEEAAEEGEAGVPWGEGCPAALQDTDEPLLQGRAAGAAGRGWAQRGLDAGRREPGQSPPAPGPGQSSQGPAPSQLSSLSGSSFPLCPLKQAAWGPCRSSSPGD; encoded by the exons ATGGCGCACGGGTTCGCAGTGGGCTTCAACCCACAGGGCCACGGAGACCTAAGCTCGGGCTCTTTGAGCTCCCTCTCCTCCCGTGGCCACCTGGGCAGCGACTCAGGCTCCACGGCAACGCGATACCTGCTGAGGAAGCAGCAGCGGCTGCTGAACGGGCCCCCCCGGGGAATCCGAGCCTGCTCGCCCATGGGCCGCGTCATCCTCATCAACTCCCCCATCGAag CTAACAGTGATGAGAGTGACATCATCCACGCGGTCCGGGTGGAGAAGAGTCCAGCAGGAAGACTGGGGTTCAGCGTGCGTGGGGGCTCTGAGCACGGCCTGGGCATCTTCGTCAGCAAAGTGGAGGAGGGGAGCAGCGCAG AGCGAGCCGGCCTGTGCGTGGGAGACAAGATCACCGAGGTGAACGGACTCAGCCTGGAGAGCACCACCATGGGCAGCGCTGTGAAGGTGCTGACGGGCAGCAGCCGCCTGCACATGATGGTGCGGCGCATGGGCCGAGTGCCAGGCATCAAGTTCTCCAAGGAGAAGACCACGTG GGTGGATGTGGCGAACCGGCGCCTGGTGGTAGAGAAGTGCGGCTCCACGCCGTCGGAAAGCGGCTCAGAGGGCGGCATGCGGCGCATCGTCCACCTGTACACCACCTCCGATGACTTCTGCCTGGGCTTCAACATCCGCGGCGGCAAGGAGTTTGGCCTGGGCATCTACGTGTCCAA GGTGGACCATGGTGGGCTGGCCGAGGAGAATGGCATCAAGGTGGGGGACCAGCTGCTGGCGGCCAACGGCGTGCAGTTTGACGACATCAGCCACAGCCAGGCTGTGGAGGCACTCAAGGGCCAGACGCATGTCATGCTGACTGTCAAG gacacaggccGGTATCCCGCCTACAAGGAGATGGTGTCTGAGTACTGCTGGCTGGACCGAC tgagcaACGGGACGCTGCAGCAGCTGTCGGCGGCCTCGGAGAGCAGCTCCAGCGTGTCCTCCTACGCCTCCAGTGCCCCCTACAGCCCGGGCTCCCTGCCCTCGGACCACAGGGATGTCTGCCTGGGGCTCGGGGAGCTGGGCAGCCAAGGTCCAGGCTGGGGGCGGGCGGACACGGCCATGCAGACGGAGCCGGAGGCGGGGGCCCGCATGGAGACCTGGTGCAGTGTGCGGCCCACAGTCGTCCTCAGAGACACGGCCATCCGCGCCGACGGACCCCTGCCCGCCCGCCGCCTGGACTCTGCACTCTCAGAGTCCCCCAAGACTGCTCTGCTGCTGGCCCTCAGCAGGCCCCGGCCCCCCATCACACGCTCCCAGAGCCACCTGACCTTGTGGG TCTCCCTAGtctccccaccccgcacccctGCCCCTCGTCCTCCCCTTCCGCCCACCCCTCCAGCCCCCCGGGTGCTCCCTCGTGTCTGCAGAGGAGAAGAAGCAGCGGAAGAAGGAGAAGCCGGGGTCCCCTGGGGAGAAGGGTGCCCTGCAGCGCTCCAAGACACTGATGAACCTCTTCTTCAAGGGAGGGCGGcaggggcggccggcaggggatgGGCACAGAGAGGCCTGGACGCTGGACGGCGGGAGCCCGGCCAAAGCCCGCCCGCACCTGGACCTGGACAAAG ctcccagggccctgctccctcccagctgtCCTCCCTCTCTGGTTCCTCTTTCCCACTCTGTCCCCTGAAG CAGGCAGCGTGGGGCCCGTGCAGAAGTTCGTCACCTGGAGACTGA
- the PDZD7 gene encoding PDZ domain-containing protein 7 isoform X4 yields MAHGFAVGFNPQGHGDLSSGSLSSLSSRGHLGSDSGSTATRYLLRKQQRLLNGPPRGIRACSPMGRVILINSPIEANSDESDIIHAVRVEKSPAGRLGFSVRGGSEHGLGIFVSKVEEGSSAERAGLCVGDKITEVNGLSLESTTMGSAVKVLTGSSRLHMMVRRMGRVPGIKFSKEKTTWVDVANRRLVVEKCGSTPSESGSEGGMRRIVHLYTTSDDFCLGFNIRGGKEFGLGIYVSKVDHGGLAEENGIKVGDQLLAANGVQFDDISHSQAVEALKGQTHVMLTVKDTGRYPAYKEMVSEYCWLDRLSNGTLQQLSAASESSSSVSSYASSAPYSPGSLPSDHRDVCLGLGELGSQGPGWGRADTAMQTEPEAGARMETWCSVRPTVVLRDTAIRADGPLPARRLDSALSESPKTALLLALSRPRPPITRSQSHLTLWVSLVSPPRTPAPRPPLPPTPPAPRVLPRVCRGEEAAEEGEAGVPWGEGCPAALQDTDEPLLQGRAAGAAGRGWAQRGLDAGRREPGQSPPAPGPGQSRQRGARAEVRHLETETRSGQGPGPALCQVQEPLQPAAQCRRAGAGLGEPTASHPGPGPEAAD; encoded by the exons ATGGCGCACGGGTTCGCAGTGGGCTTCAACCCACAGGGCCACGGAGACCTAAGCTCGGGCTCTTTGAGCTCCCTCTCCTCCCGTGGCCACCTGGGCAGCGACTCAGGCTCCACGGCAACGCGATACCTGCTGAGGAAGCAGCAGCGGCTGCTGAACGGGCCCCCCCGGGGAATCCGAGCCTGCTCGCCCATGGGCCGCGTCATCCTCATCAACTCCCCCATCGAag CTAACAGTGATGAGAGTGACATCATCCACGCGGTCCGGGTGGAGAAGAGTCCAGCAGGAAGACTGGGGTTCAGCGTGCGTGGGGGCTCTGAGCACGGCCTGGGCATCTTCGTCAGCAAAGTGGAGGAGGGGAGCAGCGCAG AGCGAGCCGGCCTGTGCGTGGGAGACAAGATCACCGAGGTGAACGGACTCAGCCTGGAGAGCACCACCATGGGCAGCGCTGTGAAGGTGCTGACGGGCAGCAGCCGCCTGCACATGATGGTGCGGCGCATGGGCCGAGTGCCAGGCATCAAGTTCTCCAAGGAGAAGACCACGTG GGTGGATGTGGCGAACCGGCGCCTGGTGGTAGAGAAGTGCGGCTCCACGCCGTCGGAAAGCGGCTCAGAGGGCGGCATGCGGCGCATCGTCCACCTGTACACCACCTCCGATGACTTCTGCCTGGGCTTCAACATCCGCGGCGGCAAGGAGTTTGGCCTGGGCATCTACGTGTCCAA GGTGGACCATGGTGGGCTGGCCGAGGAGAATGGCATCAAGGTGGGGGACCAGCTGCTGGCGGCCAACGGCGTGCAGTTTGACGACATCAGCCACAGCCAGGCTGTGGAGGCACTCAAGGGCCAGACGCATGTCATGCTGACTGTCAAG gacacaggccGGTATCCCGCCTACAAGGAGATGGTGTCTGAGTACTGCTGGCTGGACCGAC tgagcaACGGGACGCTGCAGCAGCTGTCGGCGGCCTCGGAGAGCAGCTCCAGCGTGTCCTCCTACGCCTCCAGTGCCCCCTACAGCCCGGGCTCCCTGCCCTCGGACCACAGGGATGTCTGCCTGGGGCTCGGGGAGCTGGGCAGCCAAGGTCCAGGCTGGGGGCGGGCGGACACGGCCATGCAGACGGAGCCGGAGGCGGGGGCCCGCATGGAGACCTGGTGCAGTGTGCGGCCCACAGTCGTCCTCAGAGACACGGCCATCCGCGCCGACGGACCCCTGCCCGCCCGCCGCCTGGACTCTGCACTCTCAGAGTCCCCCAAGACTGCTCTGCTGCTGGCCCTCAGCAGGCCCCGGCCCCCCATCACACGCTCCCAGAGCCACCTGACCTTGTGGG TCTCCCTAGtctccccaccccgcacccctGCCCCTCGTCCTCCCCTTCCGCCCACCCCTCCAGCCCCCCGGGTGCTCCCTCGTGTCTGCAGAGGAGAAGAAGCAGCGGAAGAAGGAGAAGCCGGGGTCCCCTGGGGAGAAGGGTGCCCTGCAGCGCTCCAAGACACTGATGAACCTCTTCTTCAAGGGAGGGCGGcaggggcggccggcaggggatgGGCACAGAGAGGCCTGGACGCTGGACGGCGGGAGCCCGGCCAAAGCCCGCCCGCACCTGGACCTGGACAAAG CAGGCAGCGTGGGGCCCGTGCAGAAGTTCGTCACCTGGAGACTGAGACGCG ATCGGGACAGGGGCCgggccctgctctctgccaggTCCAGGAGCCCCTCCAGCCAGCTGCCCAATGTAGACGAGCAGGTGCAGGCCTGGGAGAGCCGACGGCCTCTCATCCAGGACCTGGCCCGGAGGCTGCTGACTGA
- the PDZD7 gene encoding PDZ domain-containing protein 7 isoform X1 codes for MAHGFAVGFNPQGHGDLSSGSLSSLSSRGHLGSDSGSTATRYLLRKQQRLLNGPPRGIRACSPMGRVILINSPIEANSDESDIIHAVRVEKSPAGRLGFSVRGGSEHGLGIFVSKVEEGSSAERAGLCVGDKITEVNGLSLESTTMGSAVKVLTGSSRLHMMVRRMGRVPGIKFSKEKTTWVDVANRRLVVEKCGSTPSESGSEGGMRRIVHLYTTSDDFCLGFNIRGGKEFGLGIYVSKVDHGGLAEENGIKVGDQLLAANGVQFDDISHSQAVEALKGQTHVMLTVKDTGRYPAYKEMVSEYCWLDRLSNGTLQQLSAASESSSSVSSYASSAPYSPGSLPSDHRDVCLGLGELGSQGPGWGRADTAMQTEPEAGARMETWCSVRPTVVLRDTAIRADGPLPARRLDSALSESPKTALLLALSRPRPPITRSQSHLTLWEEKKQRKKEKPGSPGEKGALQRSKTLMNLFFKGGRQGRPAGDGHREAWTLDGGSPAKARPHLDLDKAGSVGPVQKFVTWRLRRDRDRGRALLSARSRSPSSQLPNVDEQVQAWESRRPLIQDLARRLLTDDEVLAVTRHCSRYVHEGGVEDLVRPLLAILDRPEKLLLLRDIRSVVAPADLGRFDSVVMPVELEAFEALQGRAVRPPPLRPARQDTPPKRHLITPVPDSRGGFYLLPVNGCSSEDEDRDLRDRLGGLKVSLSASAPRHPHDGIPPLQDVPVDAFAPCRSACTPPPQPPPVAPRPPRPNWLLTEPSNREDPRQSQSQSQDRAQSRSRSRSRGRGKSPGRRRSPSPAPIPALHAANGCYHKPRRARPPLPRPLQEQLTRAGARQGPAENGAGRTPQEAALEAPSEELRTVTLSKTKQSLGISISGGIESKVQPMVKIEKIFPGGAAFLSGALQAGFELVAVDGESLEQVTHQRAVDTIRRAYRNKAREPMELVVRVPGPGPLSSPRDSAVTDGRLPVNRSPAHLPLDTIQVLSPGSQDSWTTSTVADLPRRQTPSPVPPPVLQPPATNTNQASPHVPRHPSH; via the exons ATGGCGCACGGGTTCGCAGTGGGCTTCAACCCACAGGGCCACGGAGACCTAAGCTCGGGCTCTTTGAGCTCCCTCTCCTCCCGTGGCCACCTGGGCAGCGACTCAGGCTCCACGGCAACGCGATACCTGCTGAGGAAGCAGCAGCGGCTGCTGAACGGGCCCCCCCGGGGAATCCGAGCCTGCTCGCCCATGGGCCGCGTCATCCTCATCAACTCCCCCATCGAag CTAACAGTGATGAGAGTGACATCATCCACGCGGTCCGGGTGGAGAAGAGTCCAGCAGGAAGACTGGGGTTCAGCGTGCGTGGGGGCTCTGAGCACGGCCTGGGCATCTTCGTCAGCAAAGTGGAGGAGGGGAGCAGCGCAG AGCGAGCCGGCCTGTGCGTGGGAGACAAGATCACCGAGGTGAACGGACTCAGCCTGGAGAGCACCACCATGGGCAGCGCTGTGAAGGTGCTGACGGGCAGCAGCCGCCTGCACATGATGGTGCGGCGCATGGGCCGAGTGCCAGGCATCAAGTTCTCCAAGGAGAAGACCACGTG GGTGGATGTGGCGAACCGGCGCCTGGTGGTAGAGAAGTGCGGCTCCACGCCGTCGGAAAGCGGCTCAGAGGGCGGCATGCGGCGCATCGTCCACCTGTACACCACCTCCGATGACTTCTGCCTGGGCTTCAACATCCGCGGCGGCAAGGAGTTTGGCCTGGGCATCTACGTGTCCAA GGTGGACCATGGTGGGCTGGCCGAGGAGAATGGCATCAAGGTGGGGGACCAGCTGCTGGCGGCCAACGGCGTGCAGTTTGACGACATCAGCCACAGCCAGGCTGTGGAGGCACTCAAGGGCCAGACGCATGTCATGCTGACTGTCAAG gacacaggccGGTATCCCGCCTACAAGGAGATGGTGTCTGAGTACTGCTGGCTGGACCGAC tgagcaACGGGACGCTGCAGCAGCTGTCGGCGGCCTCGGAGAGCAGCTCCAGCGTGTCCTCCTACGCCTCCAGTGCCCCCTACAGCCCGGGCTCCCTGCCCTCGGACCACAGGGATGTCTGCCTGGGGCTCGGGGAGCTGGGCAGCCAAGGTCCAGGCTGGGGGCGGGCGGACACGGCCATGCAGACGGAGCCGGAGGCGGGGGCCCGCATGGAGACCTGGTGCAGTGTGCGGCCCACAGTCGTCCTCAGAGACACGGCCATCCGCGCCGACGGACCCCTGCCCGCCCGCCGCCTGGACTCTGCACTCTCAGAGTCCCCCAAGACTGCTCTGCTGCTGGCCCTCAGCAGGCCCCGGCCCCCCATCACACGCTCCCAGAGCCACCTGACCTTGTGGG AGGAGAAGAAGCAGCGGAAGAAGGAGAAGCCGGGGTCCCCTGGGGAGAAGGGTGCCCTGCAGCGCTCCAAGACACTGATGAACCTCTTCTTCAAGGGAGGGCGGcaggggcggccggcaggggatgGGCACAGAGAGGCCTGGACGCTGGACGGCGGGAGCCCGGCCAAAGCCCGCCCGCACCTGGACCTGGACAAAG CAGGCAGCGTGGGGCCCGTGCAGAAGTTCGTCACCTGGAGACTGAGACGCG ATCGGGACAGGGGCCgggccctgctctctgccaggTCCAGGAGCCCCTCCAGCCAGCTGCCCAATGTAGACGAGCAGGTGCAGGCCTGGGAGAGCCGACGGCCTCTCATCCAGGACCTGGCCCGGAGGCTGCTGACTGATGACGAGGTGCTGGCTGTCACCCGCCACTGCTCCCGG TACGTGCACGAGGGTGGTGTGGAGGACCTGGTGAGGCCCCTGCTGGCCATCCTGGACAGGCCTgagaagctgctgctgctgagagACATCAG GAGTGTGGTGGCGCCCGCGGACCTGGGCCGCTTCGACAGCGTGGTGATGCCCGTGGAGCTAGAGGCCTTTGaggccctccagggccgggcag tgCGGCCTCCTCCTTTGCGACCAGCACGGCAGGACACGCCGCCCAAGCGTCACCTCATCACCCCTGTGCCTG ACAGCCGCGGGGGCTTCTACCTACTGCCTGTGAATGGCTGCTCCTCGGAGGACGAGGACAGGGATCTGAGGGACAGGCTGGGGGGCCTCAAGGTCTCCCTGAGTGCCTCTGCCCCCCGCCACCCGCACGACGGGATCCCCCCGCTCCAAGACGTGCCAGTAGATGCCTTTGCGCCCTGCCGCAGTGCCTgcacgccccctccccagccacccccCGTCGCTCCCCGGCCCCCGCGGCCTAACTGGCTACTGACAGAACCCTCGAACCGAGAGGACCCtcggcagagccagagccagagccaggaccggGCCCagagccgcagccgcagccgcagccggggTCGTGGCAAGTCCCCTGGACGCAGACGCTCCCCTTCCCCAGCGCCCATCCCCGCCCTTCATGCGGCCAATGGGTGCTACCACAAGCCGCGGAGGGCCAGGCCCCCTCTGCCCCGACCTCTGCAGGAGCAGTTgaccagggcaggggccaggcaggggcctgcGGAGAACGGGGCTGGGAGGacgccccaggaggcagccctggaGGCCCCCAGCGAGGAGCTGAGGACTGTCACACTGTCCAAGACCAAGCAGTCCTTGG GCATCAGCATTTCGGGGGGCATCGAGTCCAAGGTGCAGCCCATGGTGAAGATAGAGAAGATCTTCCCTGGGGGGGCCGCCTTCCTCAGTGGGGCCTTGCAG gctGGCTTCGAGCTGGTGGCAGTGGACGGGGAGAGCCTGGAGCAGGTGACCCACCAGCGAGCAGTGGACACCATCCGCCGGGCTTACCGAAACAAGGCTCGCGAGCCCATGGAGCTGGTGGTCAGGGTCCCCGGGCCTGGCCCTCTGTCCTCACCCCGTGACTCCGCTGTCACTGATGGCCGCCTTCCCGTCAACCGCTCCCCTGCCCACCTACCTCTTGATACTATTCAGGTCCTCTCCCCTGGCTCTCAGGACTCCTGGACCACCTCCACTGTGGCTGACCTGCCCCGGCGGCAGACTCCCAGCCCAGTGCCCCCCCCAgtcctccagcctcctgccactaACACTAACCAGGCCTCTCCCCACGTACCCCGCCACCCTTCACACTGA